In Carya illinoinensis cultivar Pawnee chromosome 10, C.illinoinensisPawnee_v1, whole genome shotgun sequence, one DNA window encodes the following:
- the LOC122279419 gene encoding digalactosyldiacylglycerol synthase 1, chloroplastic — protein MANENQASTSSSAFSFISKGLREVRDSADADLQTMRDRANSFKNLANSFDRELENFFNSASTPFSVPAIRSPPPPAEIDFVKKLQPKLSEFRRAYSSPEFSRKVLEKWSPRTRIRIDLSAIKNAIVSEVEDADGIIHFDRVRKRNTTSFREFWGEWKGEGEGDEAQSRDWEPIRALKTRLREFEKRSSSVEIFGGFKKSEFVEKVKSSLKAMCKEPRESNEVPPLDVPELLACWVRQSSPFLDQLGVRRDICDKIVESLCSKRKNQLLLHSVSAGESSVLGNDNINDELDSRIASVLQSTGHCYEGGFWTDHAKHDLSDGKRHVAIVTTASLPWMTGTAVNPLFRAAYLAGSARQKVTLLVPWLCKSDQELVYPSNLTFSSPEEQEIYIRNWLEERIGFKADFKISFYPGKFSKERRSIIPAGDTSQFIPSKDADIAILEEPEHLNWYHHGRRWTDKFNHVVGIVHTNYLEYIKREKNGALQAFLVKHINNWVTRAYCHKVLRLSAATQDLPKSVICNVHGVNPKFLKIGEKVAAERELGQEAFSKGAYFLGKMVWAKGYRELLDLLAKNKRDLDGIKLDVFGNGEDAHEVQSAARRLDLDLNFLKGREHADDSLHGYKVFINPSVSDVLCTATAEALAMGKFVVCADHPSNEFFRSFPNCLTYKTSEDFVAKVKEALAREPQPLTPEQRHNLSWEAATQRFMEYSELDRFLVNAEDGAKSGRNDGMIIQKSASLPGLTDMVDGGLAFAHYCLTGNEFLRRCTGAIPGTRDYDKQHCKDLNLLPPQVENPIYGW, from the exons ATGGCTAACGAAAATCAAGCGTCCACCTCTTCGAGCGCTTTCTCCTTCATATCCAAGGGCTTGAGAGAGGTGCGGGACTCGGCGGATGCAGATCTCCAAACGATGCGCGACCGAGCCAACTCGTTCAAGAACCTCGCGAATTCGTTCGACCGCGAGCTCGAGAACTTCTTCAACTCCGCCTCGACGCCCTTCTCGGTCCCGGCAATTCGATCACCGCCCCCGCCGGCCGAGATCGATTTCGTGAAGAAGCTCCAGCCAAAGCTCTCGGAATTCCGCCGGGCGTACTCTTCCCCAGAATTCAGCAGAAAGGTTCTGGAGAAATGGAGCCCGAGGACGAGAATTCGGATCGATTTGTCGGCGATAAAGAACGCTATTGTGTCGGAGGTGGAGGACGCGGACGGGATTATTCATTTTGATAGGGTTAGGAAGAGGAATACGACGAGTTTTAGAGAGTTTTGGGGGGAGTGGAAAGGGGAGGGAGAAGGAGATGAAGCACAGTCTAGGGATTGGGAGCCAATTCGGGCATTGAAGACAAGGCTGAGGGAGTTCGAGAAGCGGAGTTCGTCGGTGGAGATTTTCGGCGGGTTTAAGAAGAGTGAGTTTGTGGAGAAAGTGAAGTCGAGCTTG AAAGCAATGTGCAAGGAGCCTCGAGAGTCAAAT GAAGTGCCGCCACTGGACGTGCCAGAACTTTTGGCATGCTGGGTTAGGCAATCCAGTCCATTTTTGGATCAACTTGGTGTTAGGAGAG ATATATGCGATAAGATAGTGGAAAGCTTGTGTAGCAAACGCAAAAACCAACTTTTATTGCACTCTGTATCTGCCGGAGAATCCTCTGTGCTAGGAAATGATAACATCAATGATGAATTAGATTCGAGGATAGCCAGTGTACTCCAAAGTACAGGTCACTGTTACGAAGGTGGATTTTGGACAGACCATGCAAAGCACGACCTGTCTGATGGGAAAAGGCATGTTGCCATCGTCACAACTGCTAGCCTTCCTTGGATGACTGGAACAGCTGTAAATCCACTGTTTCGAGCTGCATATCTAGCGGGTTCTGCGAGACAAAAAGTCACACTACTGGTTCCATGGCTTTGTAAATCAGATCAAGAATTAGTATATCCAAGCAATCTAACGTTTAGTTCACCAGAAGAGCAGGAAATTTATATCCGTAATTGGCTGGAGGAAAGGATTGGCTTCAAGgctgattttaaaatttctttttatcctgGAAAA ttttcaaaagaaaggaGAAGCATAATACCTGCTGGAGATACTTCTCAATTTATCCCTTCCAAGGATGCTGACATTGCCATCCTGGAAGAACCAGAGCACCTGAATTGGTATCATCATGGAAGGCGTTGGACTGATAAATTTAACCATGTTGTGGGAATTGTCCACACAAATTACTTGGAATATATcaagagagagaagaatggAGCTCTCCAAGCTTTCCTTGtaaaacacataaataattgGGTCACAAGAGCTTACTGCCACAAG GTTCTTCGTCTATCTGCTGCTACCCAGGATTTACCAAAGTCTGTGATTTGCAATGTTCATGGTGTGAATCCTAAGTTCCTGAAAATTGGAGAAAAAGTTGCTGCAGAAAGGGAACTTGGGCAGGAAGCCTTCTCAAAAGGAGCATACTTCTTAGGCAAGATGGTCTGGGCAAAGGGTTACAGGGAGTTGTTAGATTTGCTTGCGAAGAACAAGAGGGACCTTGATGGCATCAAGTTGGACGTGTTTGGGAATGGAGAGGATGCCCATGAAGTTCAGAGTGCAGCTAGGAGGTTGGATCTGGATCTCAATTTTCTGAAAGGCAGAGAGCATGCAGATGACTCTCTTCACGG GTACAAAGTCTTCATAAATCCCAGTGTCAGTGATGTGCTCTGCACGGCTACTGCTGAGGCACTTGCCATGGGCAAATTTGTAGTATGTGCAGACCACCCATCAAATGAGTTCTTTCGGTCATTTCCCAACTGTTTGACTTATAAGACTTCCGAGGACTTTGTTGCCAAAGTGAAAGAAGCGTTAGCAAGAGAGCCCCAACCCCTTACTCCCGAGCAAAGACATAACCTTTCATGGGAGGCTGCTACTCAGAGATTTATGGAGTATTCTGAGCTTGACAGATTCCTTGTTAATGCTGAAGATGGTGCAAAATCCGGCAGAAATGACGGAATGATCATTCAAAAGTCAGCGTCATTACCTGGTCTGACCGACATGGTTGATGGAGGATTGGCATTCGCTCACTACTGCCTCACCGGGAATGAATTTCTGAGACGATGTACCGGAGCAATTCCTGGGACACGTGACTATGACAAGCAGCATTGTAAAGACCTTAATCTCTTACCTCCGCAGGTGGAAAATCCCATCTATGGTTGGTAA
- the LOC122278928 gene encoding aluminum-activated malate transporter 8, with the protein MEIDQPATQKKDSLFAPGWGWLKALLAKSTNKAVKVAKTTKKVGQDDPRRVIHSLKVGLALTLVSSVYYMRPLYEGFGVSGMWAVLTVVVVFEFSVGGTLSKCLNRGFATLFAGALGLGAQHLASLFGDKGEPVVLGLLVFLLAAASSFTRFIPRIKARYDYGVLIFILTFSLVSVSGYRMDELLTLAHQRLSTILIGGATCIIISLFVCPVWAGEDLHKLIASNLEKLANYLEGFEGEYFPDSDSTSEESTVTSKVDKALDLQGYKSVLNSKSTEESLANLARWEPGHGLFGMRHPWKQYLKIGALSRQCAYHIETLNGYIDTDIQAPLEFRNKIRESTTKMSSESSKALKALASAIQTMTDPSAANNHVEMSKTAIKELKIALKDDSVLENVDLVAIIPIASVTSMLTEITRCVERISESVHELASLAHFNGVEPTVSPEKPHLLHRGSIKPVLDGDDHDHVIITIHATNMQGSVLENHEIRHDQAPKASQLPATTT; encoded by the exons ATGGAAATTGATCAACCAGCAACTCAAAAGAAGGATTCGCTTTTCGCCCCTGGTTGGGGCTGGCTTAAGGCTTTGCTTGCGAAATCCACGAATAAAGCTGTCAAGGTTGCAAAGACCACAAAGAAGGTCGGACAGGACGACCCAAGACGAGTCATCCACTCCCTAAAAGTGGGACTGGCTCTCACTCTGGTGTCTTCGGTGTACTATATGAGACCTCTCTATGAAGGTTTTGGGGTTTCAGGAATGTGGGCTGTGCTGACTGTGGTCGTAGTCTTCGAATTCAGTGTTG GTGGAACTCTCAGCAAATGTTTGAATAGAGGTTTTGCAACATTGTTTGCTGGTGCTCTGGGGCTTGGAGCTCAACACTTGGCAAGTCTCTTTGGCGATAAAGGAGAGCCCGTTGTTCTTGGGTTGCTTGTTTTCTTACTAG CTGCAGCATCATCATTCACACGATTCATTCCACGGATCAAGGCAAGATATGATTATGGGGTCTTGATTTTTATATTGACATTTAGCTTGGTATCAGTCTCGGGGTATCGGATGGACGAACTCTTAACGTTGGCCCATCAAAGACTCTCAACAATATTAATAGGTGGAGCAACCTGCATAATTATATCTCTATTTGTTTGTCCTGTGTGGGCTGGGGAAGATCTTCACAAGTTAATTGCTTCCAATTTAGAAAAGCTAGCCAACTATCTAGaag GTTTTGAAGGTGAATATTTTCCGGACTCTGACAGTACTTCTGAAGAAAGTACTGTTACCTCTAAGGTTGATAAGGCACTTGATCTTCAAGGATATAAAAGTGTCCTCAATTCTAAAAGCACTGAAGAATCCTTG GCAAATTTAGCAAGATGGGAACCAGGACATGGCCTTTTTGGCATGCGTCATCCATGGAAACAGTACTTGAAGATTGGAGCCCTTTCCAGGCAATGTGCTTACCATATTGAAACTCTTAATGGATACATCGACACTGATATCCAG GCACCACTGGAATTCCGAAATAAAATTCGGGAATCAACCACAAAGATGAGCTCCGAATCAAGCAAGGCACTAAAAGCATTAGCATCAGCAATCCAAACAATGACAGACCCTTCGGCTGCTAATAACCATGTCGAAATGTCTAAAACTGCCATTAAAGAACTCAAAATTGCACTCAAAGATGATTCAGTACTAGAGAATGTAGACCTCGTAGCAATTATACCAATTGCCTCGGTTACTTCAATGCTAACAGAAATCACTAGATGCGTAGAGAGAATCTCTGAATCTGTCCATGAGCTAGCTTCCCTGGCACATTTCAATGGTGTTGAACCCACTGTATCACCGGAAAAACCACATCTCCTTCATCGTGGAAGCATAAAACCCGTTTTGGACGGTGATGATCATGACCACGTTATAATTACAATCCACGCAACAAACATGCAGGGTTCAGTACTAGAAAATCATGAGATTCGTCACGATCAGGCACCAAAAGCTAGCCAATTACCTGCAACGACGACTTGA
- the LOC122279421 gene encoding ribosome biogenesis protein NSA2 homolog: MPQGDYIELHRKRHGFRLDHFERKRKKEAREVHKRSEYAQKALGIKGKMFAKKRYAEKALMKKTLAMHEESSTRRKVDDDVHEGAVPAYLLDRENTTRAKVLSNTIKQKRKEKAGKWEVPLPKVRPVAEDEMFKVIRTGKRKTKQWKRMVTKATFVGPGFTRKPPKYERFIRPSGLRFTKAHVTHPELKCTFNLEIIGVKKNPNGPMYTSLGVITKGSVIEVNVSELGLVTPAGKVVWGKYAQVTNNPENDGCINAVLLV, from the exons ATG CCGCAAGGAGATTACATAGAGCTTCACAGGAAGAGACATGGCTTCCGCCTCGATCACTTCGAGCGCAAGCGCAAGAAGGAGGCTCGCGAAGTCCACAAGCGCTCTGAATATGCCCAGAAG GCTCTGGGTATTAAGGGTAAGATGTTCGCGAAGAAACGTTATGCGGAGAAGGCTCTGATGAAGAAGAC ACTGGCTATGCATGAGGAATCGTCCACTAGGCGCAAGGTGGACGATGATGTTCATGAAGGAGCTGTTCCTGCCTATCTTTTGGATCGTGAGAACACAACACGAGCAAAA GTTCTTAGCAATACAATTAAGCAAAAGAGGAAAGAGAAAGCTGGGAAATGGGAAGTTCCTCTACCCAAG GTGAGGCCCGTCGCTGAAGATGAAATGTTCAAAGTGATCAGAACTGGCAAACGAAAGA CCAAGCAATGGAAGAGAATGGTCACAAAAGCCACATTCGTGGGACCTGGTTTTACAAGAAAACCTCCCAAGTACGAGCGCTTCATCCGTCCTTCAGGTTTACGGTTCACCAAAGCTCATGTGACACACCCTGAACTCAAATGCACTTTCAATCTTGAGATAATCGGAGTAAAGAAAAATCCTAATGGTCCAATGTATACCTCTCTTGGCGTGATAACAAAGGGAAGCGTCATTGAG GTGAATGTCAGTGAGCTGGGTCTGGTTACACCAGCTGGGAAAGTTGTTTGGG GGAAATATGCTCAGGTAACAAATAATCCCGAGAATGATGGTTGCATAAACGCTGTTCTGCTTGTCTAG
- the LOC122279420 gene encoding protein LEAD-SENSITIVE 1-like, whose protein sequence is MGLLSNRVDRQSLKPGDHIYSWRAAYIYAHHGIYVGDDTVIHFTRRGQEVGTGTVLDVLLISSGPTRSHLPCPTCTPPDEGHGVVSSCLNCFLAGGVLYRFEYAVTPALFIAKARGGTCTLAVSDPDEIVVHRAKYLLDNGFGCYNVFKNNCEDFAIYCKTGLLVVDEGRLGQSGQAASIIGGPLAAVLSTPLRLFSTNLYGMAATAVAVYCASRYAADIGLRRDVMKVPVEDLTRRLATGSLQVVEPQISVTPSLGSPQLLTQ, encoded by the exons ATGGGATTGCTTTCCAACAG AGTCGACAGGCAGAGCCTGAAACCAGGGGATCACATTTACTCGTGGAGAGCTGCTTATATTTATGCCCATCATg GTATCTATGTTGGGGACGATACAGTCATACATTTTACTAGACGTGGCCAAGAAGTTGGAACTGGGACTGTGCTGGATGTTCTCTTGATTAGCTCGGGACCAACCCGATCTCATTTGCCTTGCCCAACTTGCACTCCACCAGATGAAGGGCATGGAGTCGTCTCCTCATGCCTGAACTGCTTTCTTGCTGGTGGTGTTTTGTACCGTTTTGAGTATGCTGTCACCCCTGCTCTCTTTATTGCAAAAGCACGTGGAGGAACATGCACTCTTGCAGTCTCAGACCCAGATGAGATTGTGGTTCATCGAGCAAAGTATCTGCTTGACAATGGTTTTGGTTGCTATAATGTATTCAAGAACAACTGTGAGGACTTTGCCATCTACTGCAAAACGGGGCTTCTTGTGGTGGATGAAGGAAGACTTGGCCAGAGCGGCCAAGCTGCATCTATCATAGGGGGGCCTCTTGCTGCTGTTTTATCTACACCGCTGCGTCTTTTTAGTACCAATCTTTATGGAATGGCTGCCACAGCTGTTGCTGTCTACTGTGCCAGTAGGTATGCTGCTGACATTGGCTTGAGAAGGGATGTAATGAAGGTCCCAGTAGAGGATCTGACGAGGAGGTTGGCAACAGGCTCACTGCAGGTGGTTGAACCCCAAATTTCAGTTACTCCTTCCCTTGGGTCTCCCCAGCTTCTAACTCAATAA